A stretch of Tigriopus californicus strain San Diego chromosome 11, Tcal_SD_v2.1, whole genome shotgun sequence DNA encodes these proteins:
- the LOC131890508 gene encoding LOW QUALITY PROTEIN: mitochondrial 10-formyltetrahydrofolate dehydrogenase-like (The sequence of the model RefSeq protein was modified relative to this genomic sequence to represent the inferred CDS: substituted 1 base at 1 genomic stop codon) — MSKEQFKIAVLGQSQFAANVYTLLKREGYRIVGVFTIPDKGGVEEPIAIQASQDGVKVFKHKSWRRKGVILSEVLEQYKSVGANLNVMPLCPQFIPMEVIESPRHQSISYHPSLLPRHRGASAVSWTLIEGDSRAGFTIFWADEGLDTGPILLQKDCXVQSNDTKDSLLQRFLLPEGAKAMVEAVNLIANGTAPRAPQPEEGATFDAFLNKSELCRVDLNQSAERVHNFIRGLEREPGSWIILEGQKIKVFQSSLASEPCDKDSKSLVVEGSDELAIAHPDGLFLKCGDGQFVKVELIQMEGGCFSSTKDYFGVVTGINDHAYLNLIKHDESLTKLYISGANEKDDIEINCDHFVNGKFMRGNRTMIYSVINPSNNECIHEIFCASDDDVTEAIKSAQKAFIPIQKAIPMKRFREVMKIILLSEELIRLKVLEQGILISTAKDALPIPLSQLESIDVSLKQCNVSSNSQTMWWSKLVGVGVCVLVIHELDYQSLEHILVSLALGNSIVILSMGNNNLALMKLVEILQGLSNPGMITFLSSLSKAQEKQVVEHAFVTQVTYCNNPKKNVLQITLIFQDADVTKIIDKAVSIICGNLQPMVFIVDSGVYVSFLTALKEAFKQVKLGDPSDPQTQCGPLSTEVELNQLSEQILSLQENHATLVLGGKKDEQSNGFFFKPSIIICKLKHAHVFKGLGKGPVAGISKWKGQDVEQILDHFDPTSIVTIFTNNVSHALKIAENLKNDSCAVNDLNFRREHHSIPSDLISRYGKLKRVMLNYS; from the coding sequence ATGAGTAAGGAACAATTTAAAATTGCAGTGTTGGGCCAATCCCAATTTGCAGCTAATGTGTACACATTACTAAAGCGTGAAGGCTATCGCATTGTGGGGGTCTTCACAATTCCAGACAAAGGTGGGGTGGAAGAACCAATTGCTATTCAAGCCTCCCAAGATGGAGTGAAGGTTTTTAAGCACAAATCCTGGAGAAGGAAAGGTGTTATTTTATCAGAGGTCTTGGAGCAATATAAGTCAGTGGGAGCCAATCTAAATGTGATGCCTCTTTGTCCACAATTTATTCCGATGGAGGTGATTGAATCTCCTCGACATCAATCCATCTCATATCATCCATCTCTGTTACCGCGACATCGAGGAGCTTCGGCCGTGAGTTGGACTCTGATTGAAGGGGATTCCAGGGCTGGCTTCACCATTTTCTGGGCTGATGAGGGCCTTGACACGGGGCCGATTCTTCTCCAAAAAGATTGCTAAGTCCAGTCCAATGATACCAAGGACAGTTTGCTTCAAAGGTTCTTATTACCTGAGGGTGCCAAAGCCATGGTTGAAGCTGTGAACTTGATTGCCAATGGAACAGCCCCCAGGGCACCCCAACCCGAGGAAGGTGCGACCTTCGATgctttcttgaacaaaagtgagttatgtagggttgatcttaACCAGTCAGCTGAGCGGGTGCACAATTTTATCCGAGGTCTCGAACGAGAACCAGGATCCTGGATTATTCTAGAGGGCCAGaagatcaaagtgttccaatcATCGTTGGCAAGTGAGCCATGTGATAAAGACTCCAAGAGTCTCGTTGTGGAGGGATCTGACGAGCTAGCCATAGCCCATCCAGATGGTCTCTTTCTAAAATGTGGCGATGGTCAATTTGTGAAAGTGGAACTCATTCAAATGGAAGGAGGTTGCTTTTCATCGACGAAAGATTACTTTGGAGTAGTCACGGGCATTAATGACCATGCATATTTGAATCTGATCAAGCACGATGAATCCTTGACAAAGTTATACATATCAGGGGCCAACGAAAAAGACGACATCGAAATAAATTGCGATCACTTTGTGAATGGTAAATTTATGAGAGGAAACAGAACGATGATCTACTCGGTCATAAACCCATCTAACAATGAATGCATACACGAGATATTTTGTGCTTCCGACGATGATGTCACAGAGGCCATAAAAAGTGCCCAAAAGGCGTTCATCCCAATTCAGAAAGCCATTCCAATGAAGAGGTTTCGTGAAGTCATGAAAATCATACTACTTTCCGAGGAGTTAATAAGATTAAAAGTTTTGGAACAAGGGATCTTGATATCGACGGCCAAGGACGCACTCCCAATACCCTTATCTCAGCTTGAAAGCATTGATGTAAGTCTCAAACAATGCAACGTTTCAAGCAATTCCCAAACTATGTGGTGGAGCAAGTTAGTGGGAGTTGGGGTATGTGTTCTCGTGATCCACGAATTGGATTATCAATCTCTCGAACATATACTTGTTTCTTTAGCACTTGGAAACTCCATCGTTATATTATCCATGGGAAACAATAACCTTGCTCTAATGAAATTAGTGGAGATATTGCAAGGCTTGTCCAATCCTGGAATGATAACCTTCTTATCCTCATTAAGTAAGGCCCAAGAGAAGCAAGTTGTGGAACATGCTTTTGTAACACAAGTCACGTATTGTAACAATCCTAAGAAGAATGTGCTCCAAATTACCCTCATTTTCCAAGATGCTGACGTAACAAAGATTATCGACAAAGCTGTTTCAATAATTTGCGGTAATCTTCAACCAATGGTATTCATCGTGGACTCCGGCGTTTACGTCTCATTTTTAACTGCTCTTAAAGAAGCTTTCAAGCAAGTCAAACTTGGTGATCCATCGGATCCTCAAACCCAATGTGGACCCCTATCAACAGAAGTGGAACTAAACCAACTTAGTGAACAAATCCTGTCCCTTCAAGAAAACCATGCTACGCTGGTTTTGGGTGGGAAAAAAGATGAGCAATCCAACGGCTTCTTTTTTAAGCCAAGCATCATAATTTGTAAGCTGAAGCATGCTCATGTATTTAAAGGTCTTGGCAAAGGCCCTGTCGctggaatttcaaaatggaaaggcCAGGATGTAGAGCAGATCTTGGACCACTTTGACCCCACTTCAATCGTGACTATATTCACGAACAATGTGTCTCACGCCCTGAAAATTGCTGAAAATCTGAAGAATGATTCCTGCGCAGTGAATGACCTCAACTTTCGAAGGGAACATCATTCAATACCGTCAGATCTAATTTCACGCTATGGGAAACTCAAACGTGTCATGCTGAACTATTCCTGA